In Eulemur rufifrons isolate Redbay chromosome 2, OSU_ERuf_1, whole genome shotgun sequence, the sequence GAATTTGAGCCCAGGTCTGACTCCAAACCAGCACTGGAGTCCCCGGGGTGGGGCCTGTCACCCTCAGCACCATTGCTGATGCTGGCGGCGGCATCGTTCTCTGTGGAAGCGTCTTGTGCATTGTAGGGAGTTGAGCAGTGTCCCTGGCTACCGCCCACCAGATGTCAGGGGCATCCTCCCACTAAGTTATGACAAAAAATGTCTTCTGGAACAGAATCACCCCTGGGTCAGCATCCCCAGGCCAGCGCCTTCCTACAGGCATGGGGACGCCTAGTGCTCACCCAGGGCTGCAGCTCAGTATCCCAAAGCAAGTGCAATATACACATCATATAACGAAAGCTATGAAAACACTGAGTGATGGGTAGGATGGTGGATGACCTTTGCTCCTTGAAAGTGTTcatcttggccaggtgcagtggctcacacctgtaatcccagtgctctgtgaggccgaggtgggtggatggcttgagctcagaaatttgagaccagcctgagcaagagcgagaccccgtctctactgaaaatacaaaaattagctgggtgtggtggtgagtgcctacagtcccagctactcgggaggctgaagcaggaggattgcttgagcccaggagtttgaggttgcagtgagctacgatgacaccactccATTTAGGCAGCGTGACAGggtaagactctgtctttaaaaaaaaaaaaaaagtttttctttaatgttccTACATGATCCTTGCAATGTTAACTGTAAAACGAAAGATGCCTCTGTGTGCTCCCTGCTCCTAAAATAGTGCCTCTTCCCTGACTGTTCCCAGGCATGAGGCGGCCATCTCTTGACCAACGTGAGGTAAGCAGTTGGCTTCCACTTATCTACAAGGAATGCTCCAGAACTTGTGGAACTAGGTCTGCAGAGAATGGCAGCAAATACTTTCCATGGTGTTTTAGAGGGACAAGGAGCAAGCTTTCTGTGTGGAGGGATCAAGGACATAGGACCCACTGCTGGGAGGAAAGAGGCCCAATGCCTGGAGGAGGGTGGGCCCCTGGCCAGGGCCTGCCTTCtccatggggagcagctgcacaCAGCACCGCCCTGGCTGAGGCATCTTCTCCACCTGCTGCAGCTCAGGAGCCACCAGCCActccctgcccaggcctctgGCTGAGGCAGCCGCTGTCTGGGGCCCCCCACTAGCCCCACCTCGGCTGGGCTCCCTGCCCCCTTTCTGCCTCGGGTCTCCTCAGCCTGGAGCTGGAGCTAATTCTGTCCTGAAGATGTCCATGGCCCTCTGCTGTGACACCCTTCCTTGATCACGCCCTTCCTGCTCCCCATCTCTTCTTTGGTGAACCTTACAGCCTGTATAACGTCTGTACCCAAATTTGAAAGACCCTCCCCTTCAACTAATCATCAGCCATTTCATGATGTCCCAAGACCTGGTGGTCCCACCAAAGTGGGAAGGGGCTTCTAGCACCGAATTCTCCTACTGGTGGGTGGGGGATCTCAGGGCCCAGGCTACACAGTGGGACAGTGCCTGGAACGTGGACAGTGCTTTCTAAACTCCTGTCTGAAACCAACCCTCTCTCCAGATGAAGTCTCAGTCGCAAGACCCATCTGCTCTCCAGAGGCCCCAGCCATGGAGTGAGCCTGGGTGTTCTTCAGACAACTGTTGGCGGTGCCCATGCAGCAGCTGCACCCGACAGTCCTCCCAGGGCCTTGCAGACCCAGAGGTACTGCCCCCTGCTCCAGCTCTGGCCTTGTTTCTGGTGACACCACAGTAGTTCCCGGTGAGCAAAGGGAGATGTGACTGGCACCTGTGTGATGTTTCGCTCCCTGTGTGACCCTGAGGGCTTCCATGTGCTCTCTGTCACAGAGATGCAGCTGGACTCAGCCTGGGTAGGGTGGGGACAGAGCGTGGTGCCTGAGGACTAGAAACTCAGTCCCTCCAACTGTGAAGTGCGGAGAAGGGGCTACCTCAGAGGGCTGTGGTGACTTTCGGTGAGCCATGCCGTGTGTTAGGGCCTGCCACTACTGCTGCCACAGAGGCGGGGCTGTGCCTGCCTGAGCAGGAGTGCTgtgcccaggccctgctctgcACACTCACACTGCCCCTGGGCATGGCCTGCACTTACTGTTCCCACTTTAAAACCCTCTGGAATGTTTCTTTGCCTCAGTACCTCCCCCCTTTGCCCTCAATTCCAGAGGACGCTAGGGGCAGACTAGCAGGGTACAGGGTCAGGGACTGCACACTCCACCCACGTTACCTCAGGGAGCTCACACTCCACATCCGTCCCTCAGGGAGTCCCCAGGTCTCTTGGGGGCTGCACCTGCGCTGCTGTCTCACAGTTAAGGGAGGACAGCGCCTGCCTGAGTCCCACATTCACAGTGCAGAGCCGGGACCTGGGCCTAAGCGGGCCGACACAGAACCTCACACTTGGCTCCTGTTCCACACTGTCCCTCCACATATTAAACTAATTTCCTTGGCTGTCCTCATGAAACTCAACCTTCCACCCCTTCCAGGTACAGGGTGGGGGGGCGGCGTGTGGCAGAAGAGGACATCACCTGGGAGACCGTGATGCCGCCCTTCCTGGCCAGCTCTTCTTTGGCCTCTTCACTGGGGTAAGGGTTGctcaaatgggaataaaaatactCATTCAGCACTTCTGTTGCCTGCTTGCTGAAATTCCGTCGCTTACGCCTGCAAAGATAGACAGCCTCAGTGTCCACGTTAATATGATGGGACTCTAGGAACAGCCCCCCATCCCCAGCTATGGTTTTCTAGCAATTCTGAAAAGAGCAATCGATACTTCAGGATCGTCTTCCCAGCTATCTTCAACCCCAGCCAGCACTGATTCCTGTCACGTTCCTCAGAGCCCACCCTCGGGGTCTTGGCAGTGGCAGTGCCTGACCTGGCATCGAGGAACCGAGAGCGCAGTGTCATCACGGCCTCACAGGTGCTCTGCTTCAGCTGCATCTGGATGGCACTGAACTTGCTGTGAATGACGCCAACCATGCACTCGATCTCCCTGGGGGAGACAGGCCTCAACCTGCTCTGCTCCTGAAGAAGGTTGGTGACATGTGTGGTGAACTCATGGCAGGCCTGCGGTGGGGACACAGACAGGCCAGCCTGTGACTGAGCAGCAGGGCAGCGGGGGGCGGCAGGCTCCACACTGAACCGGCCACCTGCCACGCCCTGGCTCACACACAGGCTGGTGACTGAGAAGTCAATGGAAAGGGCTTTCAGTAACACTGGCCACCTCTGCGTGTACTCCCTGTTCTGCGCCACAAAGGAAAGGTGGTTAGCGTTCCAAGTTTTGCTTTGACAAATGCGCATTCACATGATAGAAACTCTTCCATGCAGAAAGATCACCTGTTCATATTTCTCTAGCTCAGAGTAGTAAATCTGTCGGATCTGGGACAGCTTGGCCCTGTAGTCAGAGTGCTCAATGCTATTGTCATTTGGACAGCCACCTGGTGTTGCTGTGCCGGCCACCACCGCTGgtcctcctctttctctgttcTCCGGCCTGGACACGCCCTCAGCCAGCAGCATGTTATCCAGCCTGGTGAGCTGAGCGTGCGGGGGATCTTCCTCCTGAATGCCATGGATGCTTACCGCTAGATAAGAGAGACAGGAACAAATCAGGATCCATTTTCTGGAGAGATAACAAACCACGATAAAACATTAGCACCCGTGTTCTGTCTGAACATTTTGCACAGCACCTTCTGGGGAAAGGAATACTTCATTTTGCTACTAGATCTGGTAACAGACACCGAGTAACCCACTATGACGCTGGTCCAAGTGCCACCCTCTGGAGTGTGTTctagagaggaaaggagaggggcAGGCTGCAGCTTGGCGCAGCCCATGTGGGCAGAACTTGGCCACACGTAGCAGGGCCTGGACAGGGTAGGGTTGTGGAGGCACCTGGTGCTGGTGAAGACTGAACCGCTTCTCTAGAAGTGCTGGGGAGGAGGGCACACCGCAGAAGGCAAGCAGCAGCATGGCTGGCCCAGGCACAGGACGGTGCTGGTGTGGGGCTGTTGTGTCCGTTGTGTATGTGCAGGTGGGGGTGAGGTTGTTGCTATAAAGTTGTCAAGGCAAATCCTGATCAAGAAGGTGCCAGAGGCCGggcgcgctggctcacgcctgtaatcccagcactctgggaggccgaggcgggaggatcacttgaggtcaggagtttgagaccagcctgagcccccatctctactaaaaatagaaaaattagccaggtgtggtggtggtacctgtagtcccagctactcaggaggctgaggcaggaggattgcttgagcccaggagtttgaggtcacagtgagctacaatgatgccactgcactctagctagggcaacagagcaagaccgtgtttcaaaaaaaaaaacaaacaaaaaaaggcaccagaaaagaaagatgaaaaaactaCTGAAAGACTACAAGCAGAAAAACAAGACAATTGGCCTTGCAATTTGGAAAAGCTGTCCCAGCTCCACTGAGAGGCTCAGGGGAAGCAGTCAAGGAGTAGCCACCATTAGGGTGGACACAGCTGCGGGGACCTCAGGTCAGCCACAGGGCAGTCAGAGAGAGAATCCATGGGATCCGTGCCCCGCCCCCCATGTAGGTGTGACAGAAGAATCCAGAATGACTCCCACACTCTGCCATGAGCGGCACAATGAATGGCACCACATTCTCCCCAAGTACAGCACAGAGCAGCAGCTTGTGCAGGCGGGGCTGGGTGAAAATGTGGCCTTAGCCTGGTCCCATGACCCAGCTAAGCACAGGTGTCCAGGTGGCCGGGAGGCGGCTGCTTCCTGGGAGTCGAGGGCTGAGCAAATTGTCTGGGCTGCAGGTCTGTATTTGGGGTCGTCAGCAGGTAGGGGTGTATGTGAGAAATCTCTATGCACACACCTGTATCTCTAGCTATCTAGGAGGCGGccatttgaaaatggaaatggaaaaccaacaacCAATGGAAAACCAACATTTAAGGGACAagcagaggaagaggcagaaagaaagcaTTATCAGGTAGGTTGAGGAAAAACCAGAAAAAGTCACAGAAGGTGAAAAAATGGGCTTAGTCATTAGGAGAGTGTTGCTAACCTTTGCAAAAGCAGCTGCAGGGGTAAGTGGGGGAGAATGTGACTAGCAAGTTCCAGAGAAGCgtgggagccaggcagggcagggaggagatgCTGCAGCAAGAGCCAGAGCAGGTTCAGGCCCAAGGAGGACGGTTTCGTGGGTGTCTGTGTTCTGTTTGCTTCTTTAATGACAGAAGAACTGTCTGCAGCTACAAAGAAAGGAACAGGTGGAAGATGGGGCGGGGGTGTTTCCtgaggggagggagacagggaacGGGGGAAGGAGGTGAAGATGTTGATCTAGTTTCTgacttttcagaaaaacaaagtatCTTCTTGGAAATAGCTGTCTTAATACGTCAGCTACTAACTGACTTAAGTGCTAAGATAACAATTCAGTTTAATCAGATCATATAGATGGTTACTTACAAGTGTCCCTTTCTTGTTACCTATATAATaggtaacctttttttttttttggtcaaaaactCACTAGTCAAAACTGAAGGAGCTCAAGAGATATGCTTACAGGGATTTCCCTTGGAGACACCCACTTCTACACTTAGTGCTCATTTATTAAGCACACATGCAACAAATTTCATAAACCAgaattttaaacaacaacaacaaagaagtaGCAAGCAGATCCAAGGACTGACCACAAAGCTGATACTTAACAGAGGATAGCATTCTTCCCTCTCCAAAATTACGCTTTACTCAATGAAAATTTGGAAAAGCAATATGAGAAAAATTGGAAGACTGCGACTAGAGTCCACATTCTGTTAAACATTCAAGGCCACATGGATGGGGGGATGAGGTGACAGAGATGCAGAGACTTATCCATAAGTACCCAGGCAGTGAAGGTCCATGGCACAAATTAGCCACACAAATTAGATACAAATTTGTCTAATTTGACAATAAGGACATAAATTAGAAATAGCCAAAATAGCTATCACCTGGGACTGGTTAAATACATTATGGTAGATCCAGAAtataatctgtaaaatgatgttATTATATATCCACCAACAATCATATTTTCAGAGACTTTTTAATGACATTAAAGCATCTGAGCTTCttcttgctgctgtaacaaattcccACAAACTTAGTGTTTTAAAACACCAGCAGTTCACTACATAACAGTTGTGTGGGTGGAGTGTGAAGAGGGTCTCCCTGGCTGCCGCCCCAAGGGCTGAGGGCCTCCAGAGACTCTGGACAGAATCTCGGCCCTTCCAGCTCCTAGAGGCCTCCGTGCACCTTCATCCTTTAGTCCTTCCTCCATCTCAAAGCCACAACCAggtcatgtccttctcacatcgCACCTTGTGTgaccctcctctgggctcccttGTCCACTTGTATGGACGACGGCTATGAAGTCCCCGGGCCCAGGGGGGTACACCCTGAATCAGctccccatcttttttttttttccccccccgaggcagagtctcactctgttgcccgggctagagtgccatggcatcagcctagctcacagcaacctcaaactcctgggctcaagcgatcctcctgccttagcctcccaagtggctgggactacaggcatgtaccaccatgcccagctaattttcttctatatatatttttagtggtccagataatttctttctatttttagtagagacaaggtcttgctcttgctcaggctggtcttgaactcctgccctcgaatgatcctcctgcctcggcctcccagtgtgctaggattacaggtgtgagccactgcgcctggcccagctCCTCATCTTAAGGTCAGATGGGGCCGTTCTTCTATTGGCCACAAGAAGTTGAAGAGTTGGCTGAATGAAGAAGTGAAAGATTGTTTCTCAGCTCAGTCTGCTGTTGCCCAAAGCCTGTGTCCTGAGTGGGGAAGAGAGACACCGGGAGAGAGGCGGAGTCTGGCCAAACAGAAACAGACACTAGCACAGACAATGTACAGAAAGCAGACTGGAAACCAACACTCCAGATAGGAACAGAAGCTTTTCTCTAGCTGGTGGGATCAAgggtgtctgttttctttttttgttgttgttggcaaCGTAGAATGCAAACAAGATAGCCTAGGTTAAATAATATAGTTTTCCAAAGCTGAATGTGCTCATCTGGAGCTCAGTTTTTCTgtttgaaatacaaaaacaacTTCCTAAAACTCCTAGGTGGGAACGTGACTGTTTTGATGATCTGTGATTAGATGAACTGATCAATCTCAGTTGGTAAcgtctctttttttccttgctaaGAGTTCAAAAAGTTCTAGAATAGATGCATTTTTCTAGTCTTACACTGGCAGTATCATTCCAAACATCTCCTGGGAGGAATATACCACATGCAGGACTCCGTCTTCATCCTTCTCACTTTCATACACCTCCAGGACTGGCGAGGAGACACACTCCATGATGTCTGTTCACCAACAGGAAGAAGGCTTGATTAGCATTAAGCTGTAAGCACCTTCTAATTATTTTGATGACGTCATTTGTGTTGACATGATCAAGTATAAGAAATTTGGTTTTATCCAGGACAGGAAGCTGCTTCTCACCCTTGTATTTGTGCTATTATCACCGGGATTTTGGTAGGATGCTGCTCTTGGATAAGTCAGACACCATTTACTCATTGTTCGAAGGTGTGGGGCTGCTTGAAGGTCTTCTCCCATAGCATGGTGAGGAGAGGGATAGTACGGGGGACTGGGCAGCGGTGGCACTGAAGGTCCCAGAGGCTCTGgaggatgatggtggtggtggcggtggccctggctctggccttattttcttattttgtttttctgtgttttctaaaatttcataacCATCTCTGAAAACCGTCACCATGAAGAAGGGCATCAGGACATATCCCTGCTGAGCTATGTTGGAGCAGATCCTGCTCTCAAGCTACCTTTCTAAACACACTCAGGTTCGGCTCTCTCCCTTCCCAGAAGCACTCCTCTCACTCCACGCACCTATTTAAAAGTGTGCTGCTAGCAATGGCGAGTTCCCTGCAGCCTGGTAGCCACTCTGGCCCTTGGCCTCAGAGCTTTAGAGAACACCCCCTTCCGGAGAGCCAGACCAGGCTGCAGACTCCTGCTGCCCTATACTTGGGGCCCCTTCTCAACACTCACTCTGTCCCACCGGGCCGCACTTACACTCcttctgaaagaactaaaagaaaagcaTCCCTTTTCTCAGTTAGCTGCTAGCCTCCAGTTTGGAGACCCAATTCTCAAACAATCTTTATCTTTATGACACTGTaaaccagactgggcaacagcaagaccatctctacaaaaaaataaaacaaatatagccaggtgtggtgacatgtgcctgtagttccagctactagggaagctgaagcaggaggattacctacctgagcctaggagtttgaggtcgcagtgagctataataTCGCCACTGCATCCTGGCTCTGGCCTCcagtaacagagcgagaccctatctcaaaaaaaaaaaaaagaccctccaGCTGTCAATTTTAGTTCCCCCACACTGGCAGCAGCTATGAGCTTGGACAGCCAACTCAGAACGGTGCTCTCGGTGCTCGCCCTCGCAGTCTGGGCCCTATGGATATGGAAGGCAGTCACAGCAGGCGGACACTCTCAGACAGACAGGTCAAGGCAGCTCTCTGAATTAACCTGCATTTGCCTGTTCCCTGTAACGACCGCTCCCCCATCCTCCTGGCTCACAATGGACAATGGCCAAAGAAACTCAAACATATTTATGAAGAAgctagaaaaaatatgtatacacacacacacaaacacacatacacacactctgaGCTGTCCTTTGTAAAGTGTTCAGGTTCAATATCCAGTAATTACTTTCCTGTTAACAAAACCTGGAGCTGCATTGCTGCCCTTCTCGTCGGCTGGTAATGGGGCCCCAGGGTGGGTGGGCAGCGGGACGGGGCTCCCCAAGCTCTCTGTCAGCCTTCCTGGTGGTGTCCTGGCACGTGGGAGAAGAAGACAGGAAGGACACTCCCCCCTGCCATTTTACAATCCTACTGCTGCCTCGAGGCAGAGAGAATTGTTCCCACCTGACGATGAGAAGGCGTTCCACGATGCCACACCCTGGGAGTCGGCACAGATTCGCGTCCAGCCCTCTCGCCTTTCAGGACAGAACTCCTCGGGCTGCCGTGCTCCGGAGCACAGTGCAGACCTGGAGAGGGACAGTCCCCCGCTGACCTCTGTGGTGTCCTCACAGTCTTCTCCCTAGTCTCTCTGTTTTCAAATCCTGTTGATTCCACCTGGATGACTGATCTCCCATTTACCCTTCCCATTCCTGGGCCCCTACCACACCaactctcccttccccaccatgACCTGTGGAGCAagggcctcctcccctcctcacaAACACCTGCAAGCCAACTAACTTCAAAGGCTGTGTTCATCATACCTTTCTTTTGTTCAAAAGACTTCAACAACTCCCTGGCACTCACAGAGGTCCCAAAATTAGAAACCCGGCCATTAAGACCTTTCCTAAACTCACCTTTGTGAACTGTCCCCCTcagagccctgcccagcctctgaaGAGTGTGGCAGACACTCTGCTGAGGCCCTGTATGTTGTTCAGCAGCTCCGTCCTCAGTGCTGAGGTCCAGGCCAGGCATCGGAGTGGGTGGAGGAAGACACACAGGACCCAGTCCCTCCCAGAGCCCCCCGCATGCCTGACACCTGGGATGCAGGAGGAAGCCACCTCCACACCTTCCATCACAGGTTCAATCGAATTAGGGAAAGGAACATGCAGCTTAATGCAAGTGTGTTTCATGTGCGTGCACACAGGTGTGTATGTACCTGCTTGCCGGTGTGTGCATGAGATTCGTGGCTGCTTCAGGACACAtggcattctttctttcattcatctgAAAGTACATCACAAGCCGGGTACCATGCTAGGTgttgatgattttaaaaaatatacaccaaaaaagctttaaaaagtataCCAAAAACCTTCAGGACTTACTATTCTCCAATTAAAACTCTCCGGTTACGAGAACACCGGGGCCTTTCTCATGTACCCCTCACAGGGTATGCATCACACAGCCTTTCTGGAGGGGAGTTTTAGAAAGATCTTTAACATTGACAAGTGCATAATCTTTGAGCTCCATATTCCTGTTCTGAGAATTTATCCAACAGGACAATGACACTGTAAACAAAGATGTATTTACAGGAGGCACATTACCACAGTATTCGTAATTCTGAAAAACCCGAAGCACCCAGATGTGCATGAACTTGGGCACAGACAACATACTCATCACATTCAGGCCCTGTGGTGTTAACAGCATGTCTCTTGAAGGTGCCATTACGAGAGGCAATCACATGGTACAAGCCTTATTTAAGGTTACACATTTTTGCAAATGTATAAATGTCTGAGAaaaaacaaagctttaaaaaataagttacccAGGAAAGCCCTGTGCCTTGGTCACTACCACGAGTCACTGTGTGGGGGGCTGCCATCCTATGCTAGTGCATTTG encodes:
- the PBX4 gene encoding pre-B-cell leukemia transcription factor 4, yielding MAITDQSLDEAQARKHALNCHRMKPALFSVLCEIKEKTAVSIHGIQEEDPPHAQLTRLDNMLLAEGVSRPENRERGGPAVVAGTATPGGCPNDNSIEHSDYRAKLSQIRQIYYSELEKYEQACHEFTTHVTNLLQEQSRLRPVSPREIECMVGVIHSKFSAIQMQLKQSTCEAVMTLRSRFLDARRKRRNFSKQATEVLNEYFYSHLSNPYPSEEAKEELARKGGITVSQVSNWFGNKRIRYKKNMRKFQEEATIYTGKTAADTTEVGVPGNHTSCPSTPSCGLSGPFTLTSAGGAFLTLQTLASLQPSPGGASLQSQARGGWQGATPPLLTTSPAGDPGNVNSDAFR